One window of the Spea bombifrons isolate aSpeBom1 chromosome 8, aSpeBom1.2.pri, whole genome shotgun sequence genome contains the following:
- the UPRT gene encoding uracil phosphoribosyltransferase homolog codes for MDTMPGEQQETVHRQIRFADGSGSSNEADKDSEGSGSPVMDLPEDHIQQIGPQLKLLPMNDQIRELQTIIRDRTTSRGDFVFSADRLIRLVVEEGLNQLPYTECTVTTPTGYKYEGVKFEKGNCGVSIMRSGEAMEQGLRDCCRSIRIGKILIQSDEETQRAKVYYAKFPPDIYRRKVLLMYPILSTGNTVIEAVKVLIEHGVQPACIIILSLFSTPHGAVSIIQEFPDITILTTEVHPVAPTHFGQKYFGTD; via the exons ATGGACACGATGCCGGGGGAGCAGCAAGAAACCGTGCACCGGCAGATCCGCTTCGCCGATGGGAGCGGAAGCAGCAATGAGGCCGACAAGGACAGCGAGGGAAGCGGGAGCCCTGTGATGGATCTACCGGAAGATCATATTCAGCAAATCGGACCTCAGCTTAAACTGCTCCCCATGAATGACCAGATCCGGGAGCTGCAGACCATAATCAGGGACAG GACCACAAGCCGAGGGGATTTTGTATTTTCTGCGGACCGTTTG ATACGACTTGTTGTGGAAGAAGGCTTGAATCAGCTGCCATACACGGAATGCACTGTTACCACACCTACTG GTTACAAGTACGAGGGGGTAAAGTTTGAAAAAGGAAACTGCGGCGTGAGCATAATGAGGAGCG GTGAGGCCATGGAACAGGGTCTGCGCGATTGCTGCCGCTCCATCCGCATTGGGAAAATCCTCATCCAGAGCGACGAAGAAACGCAAAGAGCTAAAGTTTACTACGCGAAGTTCCCTCCGGATATATACAGGAGGAAGGTGCTGTTAATGTACCCTATATTAA GCACTGGGAATACAGTTATTGAGGCTGTAAAGGTTCTGATTGAACATGGAGTCCAACCTGCGTGCATCATAATTCTCAGCCTCTTCTCTACGCCGCATG GTGCAGTCTCCATCATCCAGGAGTTCCCTGACATCACCATACTCACCACCGAGGTCCATCCAGTTGCTCCTACGCATTTTGGACAGAAGTATTTTGGAACAGACTGA
- the ZDHHC15 gene encoding palmitoyltransferase ZDHHC15 translates to MHTGCRMALSRGLRCCQRVLSWVPVVIIALVVLWSYYAYVWELCIVTLENPLERVGYLILFHMVFLVFVWTYWKAIFTPPMQPTKKFLLSYADKERYENEEQPEAQKQILAEFAKTLPVSTRTGSGAVRFCDRCQVVKPDRCHHCSVCGMCVLKMDHHCPWVNNCIGFSNYKFFLLFLAYSMLYCLYITSTVFKYFLLYWTGDLSNGRAKFHVLFLLFVSLMFFISLMFLFGYHCWLVGMNRTTLEAFAAPVFQNGPDKNGFHLGIRRNLEQVFGKQRKLWLVPVFTSLGDGLSFPMRTVSESQNPLLSGENQWDDDDATDEENSASYGTSDVTIRIEK, encoded by the exons ATGCACACTGGCTGTAGGATGGCACTGTCCAGGGGATTGAGGTGTTGCCAGAGGGTGCTGTCATGGGTGCCGGTGGTTATCATAGCCTTGGTGGTACTGTGGTCTTACTATGCCTACGTGTGGGAACTGTGTATAG tgaCTTTAGAAAACCCTTTGGAAAGAG TCGGATACCTCATCCTATTCCACATGGTTTTCTTAGTCTTTGTCTGGACTTACTGGAAGGCAATTTTTACACCTCCTATGCAGCCAACTAAAAAG TTTTTGCTGTCCTACGCAGACAAGGAGCGCTATGAAAATGAGGAACAACCAGAGGCTCAAAAGCAGATTTTGGCTGAGTTTGCAAAGACGCTGCCTGTTTCCACGAGGACTGGTAGTGGag CCGTCCGGTTCTGCGACAGATGTCAAGTAGTGAAACCTGATCGTTGTCACCACTGCTCCGTCTGTGGCAT GTGTGTTCTAAAGATGGATCATCACTGCCCCTG gGTGAATAACTGCATTGGATTTTCAAACTACAagtttttcctgctcttcttGGCATACTCAATGTTGTATTGTCTGTACATTACATCTACTGTCTTCAAATACTTCCTCCTCTACTGGACA GGGGACCTATCCAATGGACGAGCCAAGTTCCATGTGCTGTTCctgctttttgtttctttaatgttCTTCATTAGCCTTATGTTTCTCTTTGGGTATCACTGCTGGCTTGTTGGCATGAACAGAACCACTCTAG AGGCCTTTGCAGCCCCGGTCTTTCAGAATGGTCCAGATAAGAATGGCTTCCACCTTGGCATCCGGCGGAACCTGGAACAGGTTTTTGGAAAACAGAGGAAATTGTGGCTCGTTCCAGTATTCACGAG tttGGGAGATGGGCTTTCATTTCCAATGAGAACAGTCAGcgaatctcaaaacccacttttaTCTGGAGAGAATCAGTGGGATGATGATGATGCAACAGATGAAGAGAATTCAG cATCTTATGGCACCTCGGATGTTACTATACGGATAGAAAAATAG